One window of the Silurus meridionalis isolate SWU-2019-XX chromosome 24, ASM1480568v1, whole genome shotgun sequence genome contains the following:
- the LOC124377948 gene encoding LOW QUALITY PROTEIN: UDP-glucuronosyltransferase 2C1-like (The sequence of the model RefSeq protein was modified relative to this genomic sequence to represent the inferred CDS: inserted 1 base in 1 codon), translating into MNGNKIHNSGLVLLTMLVASVYTGNILVFPVDGSHWVNMKILIEALHAKGHNVTVIRPSDSWYIEATSPCYTSITLPATGNFDQEFIQNLISTNLEIVREGSIWSRLKVEKEIWEKSVEMIEKEKKIIFSIIEDQELMQSLRETKYDVFLTDPVLMSGAFLSKYLNLPLVFNARWTIQGEGHFAIAPSPLSYVPVPMLELPDHMSFVERVVNVVMYIVTELQIKYFMASRYNEVCHQLFGPEINYFELIQGADLWLFRVDFTFEFPRPTMPNVVYMGGFHCKPSKPLPQHLEDFVQSSGEHGVIVMSLGTLVGQLPHDVANSVAEAFAELPQKVIWRYTGERPSTVGNNTLIMDWIPQNDLLGHPKTRAFVAHXGTNGLQEAIYHGVPIIGFGLVWDQPDNLAKMRVKGVAKNVNFATMDKDSFLLTVKEVLQNASYRENMQRLSRLHRDVLIKPLDNAVFWIEYIMRHGGAAHLRTESYKMPWYSYHSVDVLLFLLSVLSVIAFTTVAIIKHVCCRLRSKKKSNK; encoded by the exons ATGAACGGAAACAAAATACACAACTCTGGCCTGGTTTTGCTCACCATGCTGGTAGCCTCAGTCTATACTGGGAACATTCTGGTCTTCCCTGTGGATGGCAGCCACTGGGTCAATATGAAAATACTGATCGAGGCTCTTCATGCCAAAGGTCACAATGTTACAGTCATACGACCCTCTGACAGCTGGTACATAGAAGCAACGTCGCCATGTTACACCTCCATCACTTTGCCAGCCACAGGAAACTTTGATCAAGAATTCATTCAGAATCTTATAAGCACGAACCTTGAAATTGTGAGGGAGGGCTCCATATGGTCTCGTCTGAAAGTTGAGAAGGAGATTTGGGAAAAATCTGTGGAAATGattgaaaaggagaaaaaaattatcttcAGCATCATTGAAGACCAGGAGCTAATGCAGTCCTTAAGAGAAACCAAATATGATGTGTTTCTCACGGACCCTGTGTTAATGAGTGGTGCTTTTTTGAGTAAATATCTAAACCTGCCCCTTGTTTTTAACGCTCGGTGGACGATACAAGGTGAGGGACACTTCGCAATCGCTCCCTCACCTCTTTCatatgtaccagtgccaatgtTAGAGCTGCCAGACCACATGAGCTTTGTTGAGAGAGTGGTAAATGTGGTCATGTACATTGTAACTGAGTTACAGATCAAGTATTTTATGGCTTCAAGATACAATGAAGTGTGTCATCAACTCTTTGGTCCAGAGATAAACTACTTTGAATTAATCCAAGGAGCAGATCTGTGGCTGTTCAGAGTTGATTTTACGTTTGAATTTCCACGCCCTACGATGCCAAATGTTGTCTACATGGGTGGTTTCCACTGCAAGCCTTCCAAACCTCTTCCACAACATCTTGAGGACTTTGTGCAGAGCTCTGGTGAACatggggtcattgtcatgtcTCTTGGAACTTTAGTTGGTCAACTTCCTCATGATGTAGCCAATTCAGTAGCTGAGGCTTTTGCAGAGCTTCCACAAAAGGTTATATGGAGGTATACAGGGGAAAGACCTTCTACAGTTGGAAACAATACTTTAATAATGGACTGGATTCCCCAAAATGATCTGCTTGGTCACCCTAAGACCAGGGCATTTGTAGCTC GGGGAACCAATGGACTTCAGGAAGCCATCTACCACGGCGTTCCTATAATTGGTTTTGGACTCGTCTGGGATCAGCCTGACAATCTCGCAAAAATGAGGGTGAAGGGAGTCGCCAAGAACGTCAACTTTGCAACTATGGATAAAGATTCCTTCCTTTTAACGGTGAAAGAAGTTCTTCAGAACGCTTCATATCGGGAAAATATGCAGAGACTCTCCAGACTCCACAGAGACGTGCTGATAAAACCTTTAGATAATGCTGTCTTCTGGATTGAGTACATCATGAGGCACGGTGGTGCTGCTCATCTACGAACAGAATCTTATAAAATGCCCTGGTACTCATACCACTCTGTAGATGTTTTACTCTTCCTGCTGTCTGTTCTTTCTGTTATTGCCTTCACTACAGTTGCAATCATTAAACATGTCTGTTGTAGGCTGAGGAGCaagaaaaaatctaacaaataa